One stretch of Tribolium castaneum strain GA2 chromosome 5, icTriCast1.1, whole genome shotgun sequence DNA includes these proteins:
- the LOC103312945 gene encoding uncharacterized protein LOC103312945, which yields MGIGVVFFIISPLLATFALISKNNTVRNLKDELEIWTIDSAGEKLRSEIKLKIKFLNIFVVCNSLLVLVTGLTFIQPLPKDSDIFFAYRLIHEYFPKHGQALEFLYRTTYVLISYIVAVQPFQIFYYCQHINFQLQISIETLKKISDWKTLSKDGENLIDNVKYQTEIKRRLKFCIQRSQNFICLHTEKLKEVSTFIAGFAVCACLLGIGVIFYLISGNFTPEYYVRMGFTSVVGIIIFAATIWAGQSTESAVGCIFLNPSYKIFQIDEMVTSLNEVEWYNFDQSNKKLYLIFLINSMRERTIKFTENYSFNYQLGLAIVRGIYSVISIVL from the exons ATGGGTATCGgtgttgtttttttcattatttcg CCACTTCTCGCCACTTTCGCactaatttcaaaaaacaatacCGTACGTAACTTAAAAGACGAACTCGAAATTTGGACCATAGACAGCGCCGGCGAAAAACTACGTTcggaaattaaattgaaaatcaaatttttaaacattttcgtTGTTTGTAATTCTCTACTAGTTCTAGTAACTGGTTTGACTTTTATACAACCGTTACCGAAGGATTCGGATATTTTTTTCGCCTATCGTCTCATCCACGAATATTTCCCCAAACATGGACAAGCCCTCGAATTTCTCTACAGAACCACGTACGTGCTAATCAGTTACATCGTAGCTGTACAACCcttccaaattttttactacTGCCAACACATAAACTTTCAATTGCAAATCTCAATCGAAActctcaaaaaaatatcagaTTGGAAAACATTAAGCAAAGACGGGGAAAATTTAATCGATAACGTCAAATATCAAACGGAAATAAAACGAAGACTTAAGTTTTGTATCCAAAGGAGCCAAAATTTTAtatg tctCCACACTGAAAAACTCAAAGAAGTCAGCACATTTATTGCCGGATTTGCGGTCTGTGCCTGCCTGTTAGGCATCGGCGTCATTTTTTACTTGATCTCT GGAAATTTCACGCCTGAATATTATGTACGCATGGGTTTCACTTCTGTTGTTGGAATTATAATATTTGCAGCCACAATATGGGCCGGACAGTCAACTGAATCAGCTGTagggtgcatttttttaaacccaTCTTATAAAATCTTTCAGATCGATGAAATGGTAACGTCACTCAATGAAGTGGAATGGTACAATTTTGaccaatcaaataaaaaattgtacctcatttttttgataaatagcatgagggagcgCACGATTAAATTCACCGAAAATTATTCCTTCAATTACCAGTTAGGACTAGCT ATCGTTAGGGGTATTTATTCAGTTATATCAATTGTATTATAA